Proteins from a genomic interval of Sander vitreus isolate 19-12246 chromosome 6, sanVit1, whole genome shotgun sequence:
- the m6pr gene encoding cation-dependent mannose-6-phosphate receptor: MKVVNSQGGGPFLVWILAVQLVLCGSGVYTANGTNSCKLVSESVSERKVLNRLEPLARKNFTAVTKNGTESYTYVFQLCGDAGGIPGAGVVQLDSMKTEEKPTVIGMYGATQAIGGSDWVMLIYTNGDRYDAHCSKEKRKAMVMISCDRKTDVGEMKVVLEDRDRLQDCFYLFELDSSAVCPAIESHISTGSIILIIGFCLLAVYLIGGFLYQRLIVGAKGMEQFPNYAFWLEVGNLTADGCDFVCRSGKREEAPAYRGVATEPLEEEPEERDDHLLPM, translated from the exons ATGAAG GTGGTCAACAGTCAGGGTGGAGGGCCCTTCCTGGTGTGGATCCTGGCTGTTCAGCTGGTCCTGTGTGGGAGTGGGGTGTACACCGCTAATGGCACCAACAGCTGTAAACTGGTCTCTGAGTCTGTCTCAGAACGGAAAGTCCTCAACCGACTAGAGCCACTCGCCCGTAAGAA CTTTACAGCAGTGACCAAGAATGGAACTGAGAGTTACACATATGTGTTCCAGTTGTGTGGGGATGCAGGGGGTATTCCAGGAGCTGGGGTTGTTCAGTTGGACAGCATGAAGACGGAAGAAAAACCAACAGTGATTGGCATGTATGGTGCAACACAGGCCATTGGAGGAA GTGACTGGGTGATGTTGATCTACACAAACGGGGACAGATATGATGCCCACTGCTCTAAGGAAAAGAGGAAAGCCATGGTCATGATCTCTTGTGACAGAAAAACGGACGTG GGCGAGATGAAGGTAGTGTTGGAGGACAGGGATAGGTTGCAGGACTGTTTCTACCTGTTTGAGCTGGACTCCAGTGCAGTGTGCCCAGCTATTGAGTCCCACATCAGCACTGGCTCCATAATACTCATCAT TGGTTTCTGTCTTCTGGCTGTTTATCTCATCGGAGGTTTCCTTTACCAACGACTGATTGTTGGAGCCAAAGGGATGGAGCAATTCCCAAATTATGCTTTTTGGTTGGAGGTCGGCAATCTGACAGCG GATGGGTGTGACTTTGTGTGCCGGTCAGGAAAACGGGAGGAAGCCCCGGCTTACAGGGGAGTGGCCACAGAACCTTTAGAAGAAGAGCCAGAGGAGAGAGATGACCACTTACTACCTATGTGA
- the arhgef5 gene encoding uncharacterized protein arhgef5 isoform X1, with protein MGTKRPSCTLFDTLSNINTSDRKLQLGGKISRDPSPRPAMTAQSERERDSNREEDRRTDKSRYKDMDPRDRYYERDRAPAPRPREGERKWRERERRQEDDRNRNGRLLSNLEKLTVREVERGMEKGGTFPRMRKNSADCGKGMVSTTEMEEERGARRQRDRQKRVETDDWEQERERVRQRERRRERERYEIRSRTKEEGKNTGGRLVEDEKSRKRDRYDESGTGFQDRRREVGDSWDRRERDTDRKREKPKTNMGEREARMPSPHRKRDREIYPDWKEREKAPRREGRRDIRSEGDSDERELKRERVRYKERQELTYQHSRSEGDSTGKPLRERDQDRQGHGEEDRQKYRDRDREVDRSRRKGEEKERERYRECDRRAAKEEDRWKESVRELKDDRREEDRYREHEQRRGRQTKEREADLRWDDKTGRSSRSQSETAPRMQPRAPSSGECSSNMDNEMRSRRARDSYEESQLGRESTAESDRDVQEQRNSAAESSHRVQKKSEQDRGEKTEKPRRMWLEPQRGKNSKDEFVNRERHTRGKERREEERSMESQAEWEREGRRVKEEPDEKYLDQSSYRGRHEGGTQQRGDMERDTEGVSVDGEEVGEVWREEDKRGKEHLSDSDGGIDGSRRRDAEGENVTDNTEESDREEEGGSDYWARSESEGGSDTGWRQERDTMLSGEDGFVTVSSGGDEEDEKEEDEEEQFVDCQEFLEGGLTYDGLSPVAVKGCEGEKEREEECAMAKEEAVHEEEDGGGREKQPTYIFCVIGQTLPRSITSRMSPSQVDDTGGVERDNPNIESRHCSDEATQQPHDDLHSTLSINDDPIIYNQDTESKSECDVPRPATGETTEVHMRYRASSELHRETGEGVRSEMEHPYAEIGPIKRDLRTEKLLVEWREKNKEEVEVEREQSSPVPSNLYCDVCPQVNFEQIQPILEGINPRAMSPEEVEAIRIRLSGAWSMSEEPKRHSQAPHLKWAKNVVQEILGRSEEHTVDEPNAEVRGYQGVDQSETAIKNDKRHEEAAQGTGEVPVVKLRTDEQHIEPELEEEEPMEVEGLRGMGQSQANMHADHFTAVHGDTPTYTHADTLLDTEGKEDHNMDKETEPSGHTPLEKSAIEGEVSEEAGDEVKLSEIEKEARIKEEVEMYLSVSNTLYKPNSCPILNYDSESDLLTPSREGGGQEVEDRMDESEEERQKEEPEEGSIAEKVGKGTELDSRKGEAVAESNIERGTLTSSFRDLGLEARLRRRGIRKTTERRNGELLEVEEEENAGRDRRTRIFSTTDDEDDRSKSWGEVELRNALDTIDRRKRNSRFFNAAQLYQQYSEAAQNFEILRQARSDFISSPAPSPPPARRPLPPLPPVPHLHSLANTGSITSVKSLPLPEPPKSEGRPSSPRLSISLTQFATLWRDLPGVRNSAELEELTEDQRRLQEVRFEVVTSEASYCRSLDIVVEHFVKSKQLGALLTTQDRNWLFSRLADVRAISHSFLSKLEEQVESDTIHFTVCDIIARHCQRFKMVYVPYLTNQSYQDATYQRLMNENSRFRQIVEKLERSSVCQRLPLRSFLVLPFQRITRLKLLVQNIVKRTTPGTAEATQAIKSLKLLEKLIQESNDSITQMKSIESLVSLSAKVDFACRTLPLISQSRRLVREGPITELMDFFLKDTERNIYLHLFNDYLLLSLQKEGGRFTVIDHSPVSDVRAENCRVKLHSLQKNLFRLHMTQKALLLRTDTQSDKLRWISALSRPHPEIDFSAAQDFAQMQCIRAIVAQQPDELSLEKADIILVHQQSSDNWVEGTRLSDWHRGWVPKSHLETITNSRVRLRNLSDALTLTTATAAV; from the exons ATGGGGACAAAAAGGCCCAGCTGCACTCTCTTTGACACTTTATCTAACATAAACACATCTGACCGCAAGCTTCAGCTAGGTGGAAAAATCTCCCGGGATCCAAGTCCCAGGCCAGCAATGACTGCCCAGtcggagcgagagagagacagcaaccGAGAGGAAGACAGGAGGACGGACAAATCAAGATACAAAGATATGGACCCACGGGATAGATACTATGAAAGAGACCGAGCTCCTGCACCCCGGccgagggagggagaaagaaagtggagggaaagagaaaggaggCAGGAAGATGACAGAAATAGAAACGGGAGGCTGCTGTCAAATCTAGAGAAGTTGACCGTGAGGGAGgtagagagagggatggagaaagGTGGCACATTTCCCAGAATGAGAAAAAACAGTGCAGATTGTGGCAAAGGAATGGTGTCCACCACtgagatggaggaagagagaggggcaaggagacagagagataggcAGAAAAGAGTTGAGACAGACGACTGggagcaagaaagagagagggtacgacagagagagaggcgcagagagagggaaagatatGAGATCCGAAGCAGAACAAAGGAAGAGGGAAAAAACACTGGAGGAAGACTTGTAGAAGATGAGAAATCACGAAAGAGGGACCGATATGACGAGTCTGGTACTGGTTTTCAAGACAGGAGAAGAGAAGTGGGTGATTCATGggacagaagagagagggatacagatagaaaaagagagaagccAAAGACTAACATGGGAGAAAGGGAGGCCAGGATGCCTTCTCCACAcaggaaaagagacagagagatctACCCAGAttggaaagagagggaaaaggcaccaaggagagagggaaggagggacaTCAGGAGTGAAGGAGACAGTGATGAGAGAGAGCTGAAGAGGGAAAGAGTGAGATACAAAGAGAGGCAGGAGTTGACATATCAACACAGCAGAAGTGAGGGGGACAGTACGGGCAAACCACTGAGGGAGAGAGATCAAGATAGGCAAGGACACGGGGAAGAGGACAGGCAGAAATACAGAGACAGGGACAGAGAAGTGGACCGATCcaggaggaagggagaggagaaagagagagagaggtacagAGAGTGTGACAGGAGAGCAGCAAAGGAGGAAGACAGATGGAAGGAAAGTGTGAGAGAATTGAAGGATgacaggagagaggaagaccGATACAGAGAGCATGAGCAGAGGAGAGGCAGGCAAACAAAGGAAAGAGAGGCCGATCTTAGGTGGGATGATAAGACAGGCAGGAGCAGCCGATCCCAGAGCGAGACGGCCCCTAGGATGCAGCCACGAGCCCCAAGCAGCGGAGAGTGTAGCAGCAACATGGACAATGAGATGAGATCTCGAAGAGCCAGAGACAGTTATGAAGAGAGCCAATTGGGGAGAGAGAGCACTGCTGAAAGTGACAGAGACGTACAAGAACAGAGAAATTCAGCTGCTGAAAGCAGTCATAGggtgcaaaaaaaaagtgagcaagacagaggagagaagacggaGAAGCCAAGAAGGATGTGGTTAGAGCCACAGAGAGGCAAGAATAGTAAAGACGAATTtgtaaacagagagagacacacaagggggaaagagaggagagaagaagagaggagtaTGGAGTCACAGGCTGAGtgggaaagagaggggaggcGAGTAAAAGAGGAACCAGATGAGAAATACTTGGACCAAAGCAGTTACAGAGGAAGGCATGAAGGGGGAACTCAGCAGAGGGGAGAcatggagagagacacagagggtGTAAGTGTAGATGGAGAGGAGGTGGGTGAAGTCTGGAGAGAAGAAGATAAGAGAGGGAAGGAACATCTGTCTGACAGCGATGGAGGGATAGATGGAAGTCGGCGGAGGGATGCAGAGGGAGAGAATGTGACAGATAACACAGAGgagagtgacagagaggaagagggtggGAGCGACTATTGGGCCCGCTCTGAGAGCGAAGGAGGAAGTGATACAGGGTGGAGGCAGGAGAGAGACACAATGCTGTCAGGAGAGGACGGCTTTGTGACGGTGTCCAGCGGCGGAGACGAGGAGGACGAAAAAGAGGAAGACGAGGAAGAGCAGTTTGTGGACTGTCAGGAATTTTTGGAAGGTGGACTTACATATGATGGCCTCTCACCTGTTGCCGTCAAGGGGtgtgagggagagaaggagagggaagaGGAATGTGCAATGGCAAAGGAGGAGGCGGTTCATGAAGAGGAGgatgggggagggagggagaagcaGCCAACATACATCTTCTGTGTGATTGGCCAAACGTTGCCCCGGTCAATAACCAGCAGGATGTCACCATCACAAGTTGATGACACTGGAGGAGTGGAAAGAGACAACCCAAATATAGAAAGTCGTCATTGCAGTGATGAGGCCACACAGCAACCTCATGATGACCTGCATTCGACACTGAGTATAAATGATGATCCGATCATCTACAACCAGGACACGGAGAGCAAGAGTGAGTGTGATGTGCCAAGGCCTGCCACAGGAGAAACAACTGAAGTGCATATGAGATACAGAGCGTCGTCAGAGCTTCACAGAGAGACTGGCGAGGGAGTGAGGAGCGAAATGGAGCACCCGTACGCCGAAATAGGGCCGATAAAAAGAGACTTGCGGACTGAGAAACTCCTCGTagagtggagagagaaaaataaagaagagGTGGAAGTAGAGAGGGAGCAATCTTCGCCAGTCCCGAGTAATCTTTATTGTGATGTTTGTCCTCAGGTGAATTTTGAACAAATTCAACCCATCTTGGAAGGGATTAACCCCAGAGCAATGAGTCCAGAGGAGGTGGAGGCCATTCGGATCCGACTGAGCGGGGCATGGAGCATGTCCGAGGAGCCTAAGCGGCATTCCCAAGCCCCCCACCTTAAATGGGCCAAAAATGTGGTGCAGGAGATTCTGGGACGCTCAGAGGAACATACTGTTGATGAACCTAATGCAGAGGTACGAGGGTATCAAGGGGTCGACCAGTCCGAGACAGCGATCAAGAACGACAAACGGCATGAGGAGGCTGCACAAGGGACTGGAGAGGTGCCTGTTGTTAAGTTGAGAACAGACGAACAGCACATAgagccagagctggaggaggaagagcCGATGGAGGTGGAGGGATTGAGAGGTATGGGGCAGAGCCAAGCCAACATGCATGCTGACCATTTCACAGCTGTGCATGGTGACACACCTACATACACTCATGCTGACACATTGTTAGACACAGAAGGGAAGGAGGATCACAATATGGACAAAGAGACTGAGCCGTCTGGTCACACTCCGTTAGAAAAGTCAGCTATAGAGGGGGAAGTTAGTGAAGAGGCAGGGGATGAGGTTAAATTATCAGAAATAGAGAAAGAAGCAAGAATAAAGGAGGAGGTAGAGATGTATTTATCTGTGAGCAACACACTGTACAAGCCTAACAGCTGCCCCATTCTGAATTATGACAGTGAGTCTGACCTGCTTACTCCTTCCAGAGAGGGTGGGGGCCAGGAGGTGGAAGACAGAATGGATGAAAGTGAAGAAGAAAGGCAGAAAGAGGAGCCAGAAGAGGGGAGTATTGCAGAGAAGGTGGGAAAGGGAACAGAATTGGATAGTAGAAAGGGAGAGGCGGTGGCAGAAAGTAATATAGAACGGGGGACTCTGACAAGCAGTTTCCGAGATTTGGGTCTGGAGGCTCGATTACGACGAAGGGGAATCCGTAAAACCACTGAAAGAAGAAATGGAGAGCTTTTAGAAGTGGAAGAAGAGGAAAATGCTGGAAGGGATCGCAGAACCAGAATATTCTCTACAACAG ATGATGAGGATGATCGTAGCAAAAGCTGGGGAGAAGTAGAGCTGAG GAATGCGTTGGACACAATCGACAGACGAAAAAGGAATTCAAGGTTTTTCA ATGCTGCCCAGCTCTACCAGCAGTACAGCGAGGCCGCCCAAAACTTTGAGATCCTGCGTCAGGCTCGTTCCGATTTTATCTCGTCTCCTGCTCCCTCACCCCCTCCTGCCCGCAGACCTCTTCCTCCACTACCTCCTGTCCCGCACCTCCACTCCTTGGCCAACACAGGCTCCATCACAAGTGTCAAAAGCTTGCCTCTCCCTGAGCCCCCCAAGAGTGAAGGCAGGCCTTCCTCCCCACGTCTGtccatctctctcacacagttCGCCACACTGTGGAGGGATCTGCCGGGGGTCAGGAACAGTGCTGAGCTGGAGGAGCTCACAGAGGACCAGAGGCGACTACAGGAG GTGAGATTTGAGGTAGTGACCTCTGAGGCCTCCTACTGTCGGAGTTTGGACATTGTTGTTGAACATTTTGTCAAATCCAAACAGCTGGGGGCGCTGTTGACTACTCAGGATAGGAACTGGCTGTTTTCGCGGCTTGCTGATGTTCGTGCCATCAGCCACAG ttttttatcaaAGCTGGAAGAGCAGGTGGAATCAGACACCATACACTTCACCGTGTGTGATATCATCGCTCGGCACTGTCAGCGCTTCAAAATGGTTTATGTGCCCTACCTTACCAACCAGTCCTATCAGGACGCCACCTACCAGAGACTCAT gAATGAGAATTCACGGTTCAGACAGATTGTGGAGAAATTAGAGAGGAGTTCTGTTTGTCAGAGGCTTCCTCTTCGTTCCTTCCTCGTCCTTCCCTTCCAGAGGATCACAAGACTTAAGCTGCTAgtccag AACATTGTGAAGAGAACAACCCCTGGTACTGCGGAGGCGACTCAGGCCATCAAATCTTTGAAACTTCTGGAGAAG CTGATTCAAGAGAGTAATGACAGCATCACTCAGATGAAAAGCATCGAGTCGTTGGTCTCTCTCAGCGCTAAGGTGGACTTTGCGTGCAGG actCTACCTCTGATCAGTCAGTCTCGGAGGCTGGTGCGGGAAGGGCCGATCACTGAACTGATGGATTTCTTTCTAAAGGATACAGAGAGGAATATCTATTTGCACCTATTCAATGACTACTTGCTACTTTCACTACAAAAAGA AGGGGGAAGGTTCACAGTAATAGACCACTCTCCTGTGTCAGACGTGCGTGCCGAGAACTGTCGTGTCAAACTTCACTCCCTCCAGAAGAACCTGTTCCGGCTGCACATGACACAAAAAGCCCTGCTGCTACGGACTGACACACA GAGTGATAAACTACGTTGGATATCCGCTCTTTCCCGGCCGCATCCTGAAATAGATTTTTCTGCTGCACAAG ATTTTGCACAGATGCAGTGTATCCGAGCTATTGTTGCCCAGCAGCCTGATGAGCTGTCATTGGAAAAAGCTGATATCATTCTTGTGCACCAACAAAGCAGTGACA ATTGGGTAGAGGGGACGAGACTGTCCGATTGGCATCGTGGATGGGTGCCCAAGTCACATTTGGAAACCATAACCAACTCAAGAGTCCGGCTACGCAACCTGTCGGATGCCCTTACACTGACAACGGCCACAGCTGCCGTTTGA
- the arhgef5 gene encoding uncharacterized protein arhgef5 isoform X2: protein MGTKRPSCTLFDTLSNINTSDRKLQLGGKISRDPSPRPAMTAQSERERDSNREEDRRTDKSRYKDMDPRDRYYERDRAPAPRPREGERKWRERERRQEDDRNRNGRLLSNLEKLTVREVERGMEKGGTFPRMRKNSADCGKGMVSTTEMEEERGARRQRDRQKRVETDDWEQERERVRQRERRRERERYEIRSRTKEEGKNTGGRLVEDEKSRKRDRYDESGTGFQDRRREVGDSWDRRERDTDRKREKPKTNMGEREARMPSPHRKRDREIYPDWKEREKAPRREGRRDIRSEGDSDERELKRERVRYKERQELTYQHSRSEGDSTGKPLRERDQDRQGHGEEDRQKYRDRDREVDRSRRKGEEKERERYRECDRRAAKEEDRWKESVRELKDDRREEDRYREHEQRRGRQTKEREADLRWDDKTGRSSRSQSETAPRMQPRAPSSGECSSNMDNEMRSRRARDSYEESQLGRESTAESDRDVQEQRNSAAESSHRVQKKSEQDRGEKTEKPRRMWLEPQRGKNSKDEFVNRERHTRGKERREEERSMESQAEWEREGRRVKEEPDEKYLDQSSYRGRHEGGTQQRGDMERDTEGVSVDGEEVGEVWREEDKRGKEHLSDSDGGIDGSRRRDAEGENVTDNTEESDREEEGGSDYWARSESEGGSDTGWRQERDTMLSGEDGFVTVSSGGDEEDEKEEDEEEQFVDCQEFLEGGLTYDGLSPVAVKGCEGEKEREEECAMAKEEAVHEEEDGGGREKQPTYIFCVIGQTLPRSITSRMSPSQVDDTGGVERDNPNIESRHCSDEATQQPHDDLHSTLSINDDPIIYNQDTESKSECDVPRPATGETTEVHMRYRASSELHRETGEGVRSEMEHPYAEIGPIKRDLRTEKLLVEWREKNKEEVEVEREQSSPVPSNLYCDVCPQVNFEQIQPILEGINPRAMSPEEVEAIRIRLSGAWSMSEEPKRHSQAPHLKWAKNVVQEILGRSEEHTVDEPNAEVRGYQGVDQSETAIKNDKRHEEAAQGTGEVPVVKLRTDEQHIEPELEEEEPMEVEGLRDDEDDRSKSWGEVELRNALDTIDRRKRNSRFFNAAQLYQQYSEAAQNFEILRQARSDFISSPAPSPPPARRPLPPLPPVPHLHSLANTGSITSVKSLPLPEPPKSEGRPSSPRLSISLTQFATLWRDLPGVRNSAELEELTEDQRRLQEVRFEVVTSEASYCRSLDIVVEHFVKSKQLGALLTTQDRNWLFSRLADVRAISHSFLSKLEEQVESDTIHFTVCDIIARHCQRFKMVYVPYLTNQSYQDATYQRLMNENSRFRQIVEKLERSSVCQRLPLRSFLVLPFQRITRLKLLVQNIVKRTTPGTAEATQAIKSLKLLEKLIQESNDSITQMKSIESLVSLSAKVDFACRTLPLISQSRRLVREGPITELMDFFLKDTERNIYLHLFNDYLLLSLQKEGGRFTVIDHSPVSDVRAENCRVKLHSLQKNLFRLHMTQKALLLRTDTQSDKLRWISALSRPHPEIDFSAAQDFAQMQCIRAIVAQQPDELSLEKADIILVHQQSSDNWVEGTRLSDWHRGWVPKSHLETITNSRVRLRNLSDALTLTTATAAV from the exons ATGGGGACAAAAAGGCCCAGCTGCACTCTCTTTGACACTTTATCTAACATAAACACATCTGACCGCAAGCTTCAGCTAGGTGGAAAAATCTCCCGGGATCCAAGTCCCAGGCCAGCAATGACTGCCCAGtcggagcgagagagagacagcaaccGAGAGGAAGACAGGAGGACGGACAAATCAAGATACAAAGATATGGACCCACGGGATAGATACTATGAAAGAGACCGAGCTCCTGCACCCCGGccgagggagggagaaagaaagtggagggaaagagaaaggaggCAGGAAGATGACAGAAATAGAAACGGGAGGCTGCTGTCAAATCTAGAGAAGTTGACCGTGAGGGAGgtagagagagggatggagaaagGTGGCACATTTCCCAGAATGAGAAAAAACAGTGCAGATTGTGGCAAAGGAATGGTGTCCACCACtgagatggaggaagagagaggggcaaggagacagagagataggcAGAAAAGAGTTGAGACAGACGACTGggagcaagaaagagagagggtacgacagagagagaggcgcagagagagggaaagatatGAGATCCGAAGCAGAACAAAGGAAGAGGGAAAAAACACTGGAGGAAGACTTGTAGAAGATGAGAAATCACGAAAGAGGGACCGATATGACGAGTCTGGTACTGGTTTTCAAGACAGGAGAAGAGAAGTGGGTGATTCATGggacagaagagagagggatacagatagaaaaagagagaagccAAAGACTAACATGGGAGAAAGGGAGGCCAGGATGCCTTCTCCACAcaggaaaagagacagagagatctACCCAGAttggaaagagagggaaaaggcaccaaggagagagggaaggagggacaTCAGGAGTGAAGGAGACAGTGATGAGAGAGAGCTGAAGAGGGAAAGAGTGAGATACAAAGAGAGGCAGGAGTTGACATATCAACACAGCAGAAGTGAGGGGGACAGTACGGGCAAACCACTGAGGGAGAGAGATCAAGATAGGCAAGGACACGGGGAAGAGGACAGGCAGAAATACAGAGACAGGGACAGAGAAGTGGACCGATCcaggaggaagggagaggagaaagagagagagaggtacagAGAGTGTGACAGGAGAGCAGCAAAGGAGGAAGACAGATGGAAGGAAAGTGTGAGAGAATTGAAGGATgacaggagagaggaagaccGATACAGAGAGCATGAGCAGAGGAGAGGCAGGCAAACAAAGGAAAGAGAGGCCGATCTTAGGTGGGATGATAAGACAGGCAGGAGCAGCCGATCCCAGAGCGAGACGGCCCCTAGGATGCAGCCACGAGCCCCAAGCAGCGGAGAGTGTAGCAGCAACATGGACAATGAGATGAGATCTCGAAGAGCCAGAGACAGTTATGAAGAGAGCCAATTGGGGAGAGAGAGCACTGCTGAAAGTGACAGAGACGTACAAGAACAGAGAAATTCAGCTGCTGAAAGCAGTCATAGggtgcaaaaaaaaagtgagcaagacagaggagagaagacggaGAAGCCAAGAAGGATGTGGTTAGAGCCACAGAGAGGCAAGAATAGTAAAGACGAATTtgtaaacagagagagacacacaagggggaaagagaggagagaagaagagaggagtaTGGAGTCACAGGCTGAGtgggaaagagaggggaggcGAGTAAAAGAGGAACCAGATGAGAAATACTTGGACCAAAGCAGTTACAGAGGAAGGCATGAAGGGGGAACTCAGCAGAGGGGAGAcatggagagagacacagagggtGTAAGTGTAGATGGAGAGGAGGTGGGTGAAGTCTGGAGAGAAGAAGATAAGAGAGGGAAGGAACATCTGTCTGACAGCGATGGAGGGATAGATGGAAGTCGGCGGAGGGATGCAGAGGGAGAGAATGTGACAGATAACACAGAGgagagtgacagagaggaagagggtggGAGCGACTATTGGGCCCGCTCTGAGAGCGAAGGAGGAAGTGATACAGGGTGGAGGCAGGAGAGAGACACAATGCTGTCAGGAGAGGACGGCTTTGTGACGGTGTCCAGCGGCGGAGACGAGGAGGACGAAAAAGAGGAAGACGAGGAAGAGCAGTTTGTGGACTGTCAGGAATTTTTGGAAGGTGGACTTACATATGATGGCCTCTCACCTGTTGCCGTCAAGGGGtgtgagggagagaaggagagggaagaGGAATGTGCAATGGCAAAGGAGGAGGCGGTTCATGAAGAGGAGgatgggggagggagggagaagcaGCCAACATACATCTTCTGTGTGATTGGCCAAACGTTGCCCCGGTCAATAACCAGCAGGATGTCACCATCACAAGTTGATGACACTGGAGGAGTGGAAAGAGACAACCCAAATATAGAAAGTCGTCATTGCAGTGATGAGGCCACACAGCAACCTCATGATGACCTGCATTCGACACTGAGTATAAATGATGATCCGATCATCTACAACCAGGACACGGAGAGCAAGAGTGAGTGTGATGTGCCAAGGCCTGCCACAGGAGAAACAACTGAAGTGCATATGAGATACAGAGCGTCGTCAGAGCTTCACAGAGAGACTGGCGAGGGAGTGAGGAGCGAAATGGAGCACCCGTACGCCGAAATAGGGCCGATAAAAAGAGACTTGCGGACTGAGAAACTCCTCGTagagtggagagagaaaaataaagaagagGTGGAAGTAGAGAGGGAGCAATCTTCGCCAGTCCCGAGTAATCTTTATTGTGATGTTTGTCCTCAGGTGAATTTTGAACAAATTCAACCCATCTTGGAAGGGATTAACCCCAGAGCAATGAGTCCAGAGGAGGTGGAGGCCATTCGGATCCGACTGAGCGGGGCATGGAGCATGTCCGAGGAGCCTAAGCGGCATTCCCAAGCCCCCCACCTTAAATGGGCCAAAAATGTGGTGCAGGAGATTCTGGGACGCTCAGAGGAACATACTGTTGATGAACCTAATGCAGAGGTACGAGGGTATCAAGGGGTCGACCAGTCCGAGACAGCGATCAAGAACGACAAACGGCATGAGGAGGCTGCACAAGGGACTGGAGAGGTGCCTGTTGTTAAGTTGAGAACAGACGAACAGCACATAgagccagagctggaggaggaagagcCGATGGAGGTGGAGGGATTGAGAG ATGATGAGGATGATCGTAGCAAAAGCTGGGGAGAAGTAGAGCTGAG GAATGCGTTGGACACAATCGACAGACGAAAAAGGAATTCAAGGTTTTTCA ATGCTGCCCAGCTCTACCAGCAGTACAGCGAGGCCGCCCAAAACTTTGAGATCCTGCGTCAGGCTCGTTCCGATTTTATCTCGTCTCCTGCTCCCTCACCCCCTCCTGCCCGCAGACCTCTTCCTCCACTACCTCCTGTCCCGCACCTCCACTCCTTGGCCAACACAGGCTCCATCACAAGTGTCAAAAGCTTGCCTCTCCCTGAGCCCCCCAAGAGTGAAGGCAGGCCTTCCTCCCCACGTCTGtccatctctctcacacagttCGCCACACTGTGGAGGGATCTGCCGGGGGTCAGGAACAGTGCTGAGCTGGAGGAGCTCACAGAGGACCAGAGGCGACTACAGGAG GTGAGATTTGAGGTAGTGACCTCTGAGGCCTCCTACTGTCGGAGTTTGGACATTGTTGTTGAACATTTTGTCAAATCCAAACAGCTGGGGGCGCTGTTGACTACTCAGGATAGGAACTGGCTGTTTTCGCGGCTTGCTGATGTTCGTGCCATCAGCCACAG ttttttatcaaAGCTGGAAGAGCAGGTGGAATCAGACACCATACACTTCACCGTGTGTGATATCATCGCTCGGCACTGTCAGCGCTTCAAAATGGTTTATGTGCCCTACCTTACCAACCAGTCCTATCAGGACGCCACCTACCAGAGACTCAT gAATGAGAATTCACGGTTCAGACAGATTGTGGAGAAATTAGAGAGGAGTTCTGTTTGTCAGAGGCTTCCTCTTCGTTCCTTCCTCGTCCTTCCCTTCCAGAGGATCACAAGACTTAAGCTGCTAgtccag AACATTGTGAAGAGAACAACCCCTGGTACTGCGGAGGCGACTCAGGCCATCAAATCTTTGAAACTTCTGGAGAAG CTGATTCAAGAGAGTAATGACAGCATCACTCAGATGAAAAGCATCGAGTCGTTGGTCTCTCTCAGCGCTAAGGTGGACTTTGCGTGCAGG actCTACCTCTGATCAGTCAGTCTCGGAGGCTGGTGCGGGAAGGGCCGATCACTGAACTGATGGATTTCTTTCTAAAGGATACAGAGAGGAATATCTATTTGCACCTATTCAATGACTACTTGCTACTTTCACTACAAAAAGA AGGGGGAAGGTTCACAGTAATAGACCACTCTCCTGTGTCAGACGTGCGTGCCGAGAACTGTCGTGTCAAACTTCACTCCCTCCAGAAGAACCTGTTCCGGCTGCACATGACACAAAAAGCCCTGCTGCTACGGACTGACACACA GAGTGATAAACTACGTTGGATATCCGCTCTTTCCCGGCCGCATCCTGAAATAGATTTTTCTGCTGCACAAG ATTTTGCACAGATGCAGTGTATCCGAGCTATTGTTGCCCAGCAGCCTGATGAGCTGTCATTGGAAAAAGCTGATATCATTCTTGTGCACCAACAAAGCAGTGACA ATTGGGTAGAGGGGACGAGACTGTCCGATTGGCATCGTGGATGGGTGCCCAAGTCACATTTGGAAACCATAACCAACTCAAGAGTCCGGCTACGCAACCTGTCGGATGCCCTTACACTGACAACGGCCACAGCTGCCGTTTGA